A stretch of the Massilia sp. W12 genome encodes the following:
- a CDS encoding ABC transporter substrate-binding protein, protein MTVSAQAQEVVRLGNLKFAHYGAISYIKEIAPKCGIKVEEHVFAKGPDIMQAVIAGELDVGAASSEAAIAGRANGAPVYVVAGFARGGARLVARSDAGIKAVRDLKGKKVGVTRGGIQEVLLLAQLGQHGLSWSDQPGKDVHIVYLAFADLNQALAAKNLDAMMQSEPQSSQAINKGFGVEILKPYDTPIGEPVRTLVMTEKFYREKRPTAEKFMRCFLESTKTFIDNPGLAEKYVRETIFKNQITKDDFEDAISNSPYSYNISPEHIQITTDVMVKYGVGRMSKPPVARDWVKTDLLEQAKKGLNLK, encoded by the coding sequence ATGACTGTATCAGCACAGGCGCAAGAAGTGGTGCGCTTGGGGAATTTGAAATTCGCCCACTATGGCGCGATTTCCTACATCAAAGAAATCGCCCCCAAATGCGGCATCAAAGTTGAAGAGCATGTGTTCGCCAAAGGCCCGGACATCATGCAAGCGGTGATCGCCGGTGAACTCGATGTCGGCGCCGCCTCCTCGGAAGCCGCGATTGCCGGCCGCGCCAATGGTGCGCCAGTCTATGTTGTGGCCGGTTTTGCCCGTGGCGGCGCGCGCCTGGTGGCCCGAAGCGACGCCGGCATCAAAGCGGTGCGCGATTTGAAAGGCAAAAAAGTCGGCGTCACACGCGGCGGCATCCAGGAAGTGCTGTTGCTGGCACAGCTGGGCCAGCATGGTTTGAGCTGGAGCGATCAGCCGGGCAAAGATGTGCACATTGTCTATCTCGCCTTTGCTGATCTGAATCAGGCGCTGGCGGCGAAAAACCTGGACGCGATGATGCAATCCGAACCGCAATCCTCGCAAGCCATCAACAAAGGTTTTGGCGTGGAAATCCTGAAACCCTATGACACGCCGATTGGTGAACCGGTGCGCACCCTGGTCATGACGGAAAAGTTTTACCGCGAAAAACGCCCGACCGCCGAAAAATTCATGCGCTGCTTCCTGGAAAGCACGAAAACCTTTATCGACAATCCGGGCCTGGCGGAAAAATACGTGCGTGAAACCATCTTCAAAAATCAAATCACCAAAGATGATTTTGAAGACGCCATCAGCAACTCGCCCTACAGCTACAACATCAGCCCGGAGCATATCCAGATCACCACCGACGTCATGGTCAAATATGGCGTGGGCCGCATGAGCAAACCGCCGGTGGCGCGCGACTGGGTCAAAACCGATTTGCTGGAACAGGCCAAAAAAGGCCTGAACCTGAAATAA
- a CDS encoding ABC transporter permease translates to MRMRNLLSGLIVPVFLLSLWHVVTAQGWVNPQMLPSPWAVAHKWWEYICPQQAFEGGGVAAWLAWLISGEMVRDAAGSLYRVITGFLIGAGLGLPLGLWMGASPLVYRLWNPVLQVLRPIPPIAYIPLSILWFGLGNPPAVFLIALGAFFPVLMNTIAGVRQVDAIYLRAAQNLGAGKATLFLRVMLPAAVPYILAGVRIGIGTAFIVVIVAEMVAVNNGLGFRITEAREYFWSDKIIAGMLTIGLLGLLIDSGMNRLNNHLLRWHRGLEHS, encoded by the coding sequence ATGCGCATGCGCAATCTTTTGAGCGGGCTGATTGTGCCCGTGTTCTTGCTGAGTCTGTGGCATGTGGTGACAGCGCAAGGCTGGGTCAATCCGCAAATGTTGCCATCGCCCTGGGCGGTGGCGCATAAGTGGTGGGAATATATTTGTCCGCAGCAAGCCTTTGAAGGCGGCGGCGTCGCCGCCTGGCTGGCCTGGTTGATTTCGGGCGAAATGGTGAGAGACGCCGCCGGCAGTTTGTATCGCGTGATCACCGGCTTTCTGATCGGAGCCGGACTGGGTTTGCCGCTCGGCTTGTGGATGGGCGCCAGCCCGCTCGTGTATCGCCTCTGGAACCCGGTCTTGCAAGTGTTGCGCCCGATTCCGCCGATTGCCTACATTCCGCTCTCCATTCTCTGGTTTGGCCTGGGCAATCCGCCGGCGGTGTTTTTGATTGCGCTCGGCGCATTTTTTCCCGTGCTGATGAACACCATCGCCGGCGTGCGCCAGGTCGATGCGATCTATCTGCGCGCCGCGCAAAATCTGGGCGCAGGCAAAGCCACCCTGTTTTTGCGCGTGATGCTGCCGGCCGCCGTACCCTACATCTTAGCCGGCGTGCGGATCGGCATCGGCACCGCGTTTATCGTCGTGATCGTGGCGGAAATGGTGGCGGTGAATAATGGCCTGGGATTTCGCATTACTGAAGCGCGCGAATATTTCTGGTCAGACAAAATCATTGCCGGCATGCTCACCATCGGCCTGCTGGGCCTGTTGATCGACAGCGGTATGAACCGTTTGAACAACCACTTGCTGCGCTGGCATCGCGGCCTGGAGCACTCATGA
- a CDS encoding ABC transporter ATP-binding protein, which yields MSAEISIQNVNQVFGQGESPVQALQNIDLHIPAGQFVCLLGPSGCGKSTLLNAVAGFLKPSSGQIIVGGAQVQGPGPQRGMVFQEYALFPWMTVAQNIGFGLDIQGQNKAAIAARVTELAGKLGLTDFLQRFPKDLSGGMRQRVAIARVLALDSPVLLMDEPFGALDALTRRNLQDELLRIWQESGKTVLFVTHSIEEAIYLADRIIVMSYRPGTVKRDLTVNLPRPRDAADADFNALKRELGALVMHEQERFRQAEMGKAVSCD from the coding sequence ATGAGCGCAGAGATCAGCATTCAAAACGTCAACCAGGTGTTTGGCCAAGGCGAGTCCCCGGTGCAAGCCCTGCAAAACATCGACTTGCATATCCCGGCTGGCCAATTTGTCTGCCTGCTGGGGCCGTCCGGCTGCGGTAAATCGACCTTGCTCAATGCCGTGGCCGGCTTTCTGAAACCCTCCAGCGGCCAGATCATCGTCGGCGGCGCTCAGGTGCAAGGACCGGGGCCGCAACGCGGCATGGTGTTTCAGGAATACGCGCTGTTTCCCTGGATGACGGTGGCGCAAAACATCGGCTTCGGTCTGGATATTCAAGGGCAGAACAAAGCTGCGATTGCGGCGCGCGTGACAGAGCTGGCCGGGAAATTGGGACTCACCGACTTTCTGCAGCGATTCCCGAAAGACTTATCCGGCGGTATGCGTCAGCGGGTGGCGATTGCACGCGTGCTGGCGCTTGATTCGCCGGTATTGCTGATGGACGAGCCATTCGGCGCGCTGGACGCCCTGACGCGCCGCAATCTGCAGGATGAATTGCTGCGCATTTGGCAGGAAAGCGGCAAAACCGTGCTGTTTGTGACACACAGCATAGAAGAGGCGATTTACCTGGCGGATCGCATCATCGTCATGAGTTATCGCCCGGGCACAGTCAAGCGCGACTTAACCGTCAATCTGCCCCGTCCACGGGATGCGGCGGACGCCGATTTCAATGCCTTGAAACGGGAACTTGGCGCGCTGGTGATGCATGAACAGGAACGTTTCCGGCAAGCGGAAATGGGTAAAGCGGTTTCCTGTGATTGA
- a CDS encoding LytTR family DNA-binding domain-containing protein, whose protein sequence is MSLIPPPAQAGMRALIADDEPLLRAHLRSQLTQLWPALDFTPDARNGVEALEIFEAQQPQIVFLDVRMPGLDGVAVARALARRAHIVFITAYEQYALQAFEHGALDYLLKPLEPARLADTVARLQERLLRPFAANPALEAVLQQLSAAPAAARKWLQWIKASVGPSVRLIPVAEVIFLRAEDKYTMVAWQGGQALIRKTIKELSEELDPDCFVQIHRAVIVNLHFVREVVRGVNETADLYLRDCDEVLPVSRSYLQHFRQM, encoded by the coding sequence ATGTCCCTGATTCCGCCTCCCGCCCAAGCCGGCATGCGCGCCCTGATTGCCGACGATGAACCGCTGTTGCGCGCGCATTTGCGCAGCCAATTGACGCAACTGTGGCCGGCGCTCGACTTCACGCCGGATGCGCGCAATGGCGTGGAAGCACTGGAAATATTTGAGGCGCAGCAGCCGCAAATTGTGTTTTTGGATGTGCGCATGCCCGGTCTGGATGGTGTGGCGGTGGCGCGCGCACTGGCGCGGCGCGCCCATATTGTGTTCATCACCGCTTACGAACAATATGCGCTGCAGGCGTTTGAACATGGCGCGCTGGATTATCTGCTCAAACCGCTGGAGCCGGCGCGCTTAGCCGACACCGTGGCGCGCCTGCAGGAACGCCTGCTGCGTCCCTTTGCCGCGAATCCTGCGCTGGAGGCGGTCTTGCAGCAACTCAGCGCCGCGCCGGCTGCGGCGCGCAAATGGCTGCAATGGATCAAGGCCTCAGTCGGCCCCAGCGTGCGCTTGATTCCGGTGGCGGAAGTGATTTTCCTGCGCGCCGAAGATAAATACACGATGGTGGCCTGGCAAGGCGGCCAGGCGCTGATCCGCAAAACGATTAAAGAATTGAGCGAAGAACTCGACCCGGATTGCTTTGTGCAAATCCACCGCGCCGTGATTGTGAATTTGCACTTTGTGCGCGAAGTGGTGCGCGGCGTGAATGAAACTGCTGATTTGTATTTGCGCGACTGTGATGAGGTGCTGCCGGTCAGCAGGAGTTATTTGCAGCATTTCAGGCAGATGTAA
- a CDS encoding histidine kinase — protein sequence MSRTRLPTWRQIAAVELYTICVAWGLTSLTRQPFLDGVLHMIPLSLAQLLAFCAAGAWRPSWLPQSLARLLYLSLITPPAALAIIALPRIGRASAYLGKSYGLASVIALTLIGLIFGLLFASVALYLQRKARERAAERERIALERDLLDARLRLLQAQIEPHFLFNTLANVLALVESGSPRAAPVLRHLIAYLRAAMPRLEQTQASLEQELQLVRAYLELMCMRMPDRLQFKLDAAAELLSLPLPPMLLLTLVENAVKHGIDPAMHGGMIEVGAQRQDGRVLLWVADNGVGLSESAQPGAGLTNLKARLQACYGAQARLELLEVAPHGLRVELHFDDKQALCP from the coding sequence ATGTCACGCACCCGCCTCCCCACCTGGCGCCAGATCGCCGCCGTTGAGCTGTACACGATTTGTGTGGCGTGGGGCTTGACCAGCCTGACGCGCCAGCCATTTTTGGATGGCGTATTGCACATGATTCCCCTCAGTCTGGCGCAATTGCTGGCCTTTTGCGCCGCCGGCGCCTGGCGCCCGTCCTGGTTGCCGCAATCGCTGGCGCGCCTCTTGTATCTGAGTTTGATCACACCGCCAGCCGCGCTGGCCATCATCGCACTGCCGAGAATAGGACGTGCCAGCGCCTATCTCGGTAAATCATATGGGCTCGCCAGCGTGATCGCGCTGACGCTGATCGGGCTGATTTTCGGCCTCTTGTTCGCCAGCGTGGCGCTGTATCTGCAGCGCAAAGCGCGCGAGCGCGCCGCAGAACGCGAGCGCATCGCATTGGAGCGCGATTTGCTGGATGCGCGCCTGCGTCTGCTGCAAGCGCAAATCGAACCGCATTTTCTGTTTAATACCCTGGCGAATGTGCTGGCGCTGGTGGAATCCGGCTCGCCGCGCGCGGCGCCGGTGTTGCGTCACTTGATCGCGTATTTGCGCGCCGCCATGCCGCGCCTGGAGCAAACCCAGGCCAGCCTGGAGCAGGAGTTGCAATTGGTGCGCGCTTATCTGGAATTGATGTGCATGCGCATGCCGGACCGCTTGCAATTCAAGCTCGACGCCGCCGCAGAGTTGCTCAGTCTGCCCCTGCCGCCGATGCTGTTGCTGACCCTGGTGGAGAATGCGGTCAAGCATGGCATTGATCCCGCCATGCACGGCGGCATGATTGAAGTCGGCGCGCAGCGCCAAGATGGGCGCGTGCTATTATGGGTCGCCGACAATGGCGTGGGCCTGTCTGAATCGGCCCAGCCCGGGGCCGGTCTCACGAATCTCAAAGCGCGTCTGCAAGCATGCTATGGCGCGCAAGCGCGGCTGGAGCTGCTGGAAGTCGCCCCCCATGGTCTGCGCGTTGAACTGCATTTTGACGACAAACAAGCTTTATGTCCCTGA
- a CDS encoding DUF2306 domain-containing protein has product MSTVITSAPVLYKMAPLAQRAMTCALAAWGGVLIAGQLLFALYVALFYGGALLRGTPTDWNKVLPNGWTAGDPAGNLALAAHVLFAVVIMLCGIVQLLPAVRRRAPRLHRISGRIYLSLAVLASLAGLYMVATRGVIGGTAQHIGVSIAGLLIVLFAAQALRYVRRGDIGAHRRYAMRLFMVVSAVWFYRVGLMFWIAVNRGPAGFDPKTFTGPFLDFLAFAQFLLPLAVLELYFRVQNSSAGARLGFAALLLLLTAAMAVGVAMAMMGMWLPRL; this is encoded by the coding sequence ATGTCCACCGTGATCACTTCAGCACCCGTGCTTTACAAAATGGCGCCGCTGGCGCAGCGCGCCATGACGTGTGCGCTTGCCGCCTGGGGCGGCGTATTGATTGCCGGCCAGTTGCTGTTTGCCTTGTATGTCGCGCTGTTTTATGGCGGCGCTTTATTGCGCGGGACGCCGACCGACTGGAATAAAGTGCTGCCGAATGGCTGGACAGCAGGCGATCCCGCCGGCAATCTGGCCTTGGCTGCGCATGTGCTGTTTGCGGTCGTCATCATGTTGTGCGGCATCGTGCAATTACTGCCGGCTGTGCGTCGGCGCGCGCCGCGTCTGCACCGCATCAGTGGCCGCATCTATCTGAGTCTGGCGGTGTTGGCCAGTCTGGCTGGCTTGTACATGGTCGCCACGCGCGGCGTGATCGGCGGCACGGCCCAGCACATCGGCGTGAGCATCGCAGGCCTGCTGATTGTGCTGTTTGCGGCGCAGGCTTTACGCTATGTGCGGCGCGGCGATATTGGCGCGCACCGGCGTTACGCCATGCGCCTGTTCATGGTGGTCAGCGCGGTCTGGTTTTACCGGGTGGGCTTGATGTTTTGGATTGCCGTCAATCGTGGCCCGGCCGGTTTTGATCCCAAAACTTTCACCGGCCCGTTTCTGGACTTCCTGGCCTTTGCCCAATTTCTCTTGCCGCTGGCGGTGTTGGAGCTGTATTTCCGGGTGCAAAACAGCAGCGCCGGCGCGCGCCTGGGCTTTGCCGCCCTCTTGCTGCTCTTGACCGCCGCCATGGCCGTAGGGGTGGCGATGGCAATGATGGGGATGTGGCTGCCGCGTTTGTAA
- a CDS encoding porin, translated as MTAFFSANQAPLRVALAMLCSALPAQAQTNTQVYGRLNLGLTHYAGYGPGHPEGARLHSLSSRLGVKGSEDLGQGLQAIFMVESGFSADTGDGGLANREASVGLAGPWGQVKLGFMLSPLDDLHSIAGPGWVTSVTNDNLNGFWANGYSNLFAGGGTRGCVQVAGPDGNANSFAFDNRIGNSIRYDSPLFAGGWRFATQYALGESSCGARASSNKLQYQGQGWTLALAAQFHHHVRGEGLNDAIWMLAGGWQIAPEHYLGFWWQTLRYDNPGLQDLRQRAWGLNWRQSYGAHQFELAYYRAGAGSGAQTPVFSGIYTGADSAAGLISLGWRYKLSKRSELWAHALQLRNGAASAYELGAGGKAGAPGTMGAKPRALALGMKHDF; from the coding sequence ATGACTGCCTTTTTTTCCGCGAACCAGGCGCCGTTGCGGGTGGCGCTGGCGATGTTGTGCAGCGCCCTGCCCGCGCAGGCGCAGACGAATACGCAAGTCTATGGCCGCCTCAACCTCGGTTTGACGCATTATGCCGGCTACGGCCCCGGCCACCCGGAAGGCGCGCGCCTGCACAGTCTCTCCAGCCGGCTGGGCGTGAAAGGCAGCGAAGATCTGGGACAGGGTTTGCAGGCGATTTTCATGGTGGAAAGCGGTTTTTCCGCCGACACCGGCGATGGCGGTCTGGCCAATCGCGAAGCCAGCGTCGGACTGGCCGGCCCCTGGGGCCAGGTGAAGCTCGGCTTTATGCTCTCGCCGCTGGATGATTTGCACTCGATTGCCGGCCCCGGCTGGGTCACCAGTGTGACAAATGACAATTTGAATGGTTTCTGGGCGAATGGCTACAGCAATTTATTCGCTGGCGGCGGCACGCGCGGCTGTGTGCAAGTGGCCGGGCCGGACGGCAACGCCAACAGCTTCGCCTTTGATAACCGGATCGGCAATTCGATCCGCTACGACAGTCCGCTGTTTGCCGGCGGTTGGCGTTTCGCCACCCAATATGCGCTGGGGGAAAGCAGTTGCGGGGCCAGGGCTTCGTCGAATAAATTGCAATACCAGGGACAGGGCTGGACGCTGGCGCTGGCGGCCCAGTTTCACCACCATGTGCGCGGCGAGGGCTTGAATGACGCAATCTGGATGCTGGCCGGCGGCTGGCAAATCGCGCCTGAACATTATCTGGGTTTTTGGTGGCAGACTTTGCGCTATGACAACCCCGGCTTGCAAGACTTGCGCCAGCGCGCCTGGGGCCTCAACTGGCGTCAAAGCTATGGCGCGCATCAATTTGAACTGGCGTATTACCGCGCCGGGGCCGGCAGCGGCGCGCAAACCCCGGTGTTTTCCGGCATCTACACCGGGGCGGACAGCGCCGCCGGCCTGATCTCACTGGGTTGGCGCTATAAACTCTCAAAGCGCAGCGAACTGTGGGCGCATGCGCTGCAATTGCGCAATGGCGCGGCGTCCGCCTATGAACTCGGAGCCGGCGGCAAAGCCGGCGCGCCCGGCACAATGGGCGCCAAACCGCGCGCGCTGGCGCTGGGGATGAAGCATGATTTTTGA
- a CDS encoding amino acid ABC transporter substrate-binding protein: protein MPPALQASRRFVLSSLLLCASPRLWAQNTPQRFIYPANEIPNDTRFADLIEILRTALDKTTPEFGPYQLSPAQEPMSKARYMALLEQGREPNIVWSSTSIELEQQFLPLRIPLRRGLLGYRLCLIHQEMQEKLDQALNLAQLKHFSVGQGTNWGDARIYEALGMQVVRAKYGNLFAMLDNRRFDLFPRGVNEIFAEYEQHKAAFPNLRIEKNLVLHYPWPYYFFFAKGDAARRRRIESGLRMMLKDGSFQTIFQKHHATALAQADLGRRRLLRLHNPLLPPQTPLQDASLWHNLR, encoded by the coding sequence ATGCCGCCAGCCTTGCAAGCATCGCGCCGTTTCGTCTTGAGCAGTTTGCTGCTGTGCGCCAGCCCCCGGCTGTGGGCGCAAAACACGCCGCAACGCTTTATCTACCCCGCCAATGAAATCCCGAACGACACCCGGTTTGCCGATCTGATCGAAATTCTGCGCACCGCACTGGACAAAACCACGCCCGAATTCGGCCCCTACCAGCTAAGCCCGGCGCAGGAACCAATGTCAAAAGCGCGCTATATGGCTTTGCTGGAACAGGGCCGCGAACCGAATATTGTCTGGAGTTCCACCTCAATTGAATTGGAACAGCAATTCCTGCCCTTACGCATTCCGCTGCGCCGGGGCTTGCTGGGCTACCGCCTGTGTCTGATCCATCAAGAAATGCAAGAAAAACTCGATCAAGCGCTGAATCTGGCGCAACTCAAGCATTTCAGCGTGGGCCAGGGAACAAATTGGGGCGATGCGCGGATTTATGAAGCGCTCGGCATGCAAGTGGTGCGCGCCAAATACGGCAATCTGTTCGCTATGCTGGACAATCGCCGCTTTGATCTGTTTCCGCGCGGGGTGAATGAGATTTTTGCTGAATATGAACAGCATAAAGCGGCGTTTCCCAATCTGCGCATTGAAAAAAATCTGGTCTTGCACTATCCCTGGCCGTATTACTTCTTCTTTGCCAAAGGCGATGCAGCGCGCCGGCGCAGAATCGAAAGCGGCTTGCGCATGATGCTCAAAGACGGCAGTTTTCAAACTATTTTCCAAAAGCATCATGCCACTGCGCTGGCGCAGGCCGATTTGGGCCGGCGCCGGCTGCTGCGCTTGCATAATCCGCTGCTGCCGCCGCAAACCCCGCTGCAAGACGCCAGCCTGTGGCACAACTTGCGCTGA
- a CDS encoding c-type cytochrome, whose protein sequence is MAVCLPALLPFAWAAPAGGAPVLRVDGVPNTIAQRARACTQCHAVRDQQVADQYFPRIAGKPAPYLQAQMQHFRDGRRHHPLMRHMLSNLSDAYLAELAAYFASQSPQYLSPDAPIAPEQAKAGEQLALHGRDKLPACTACHGVDLQGRPPAIPGLLGLPRAYLAAQLGAWKNGARKATAPDCMAQVAQQLSDQDIGALTAWLATQNVAKPPKSAAAPAKLPLECGIQEVK, encoded by the coding sequence TTGGCTGTCTGCCTGCCTGCTTTGCTTCCGTTTGCCTGGGCCGCGCCGGCTGGCGGCGCCCCTGTTTTGCGCGTGGATGGCGTGCCGAATACGATTGCGCAACGCGCGCGCGCCTGCACCCAATGTCATGCGGTGCGTGACCAGCAGGTGGCGGATCAGTATTTCCCGCGCATCGCCGGCAAACCGGCGCCCTATTTGCAGGCGCAGATGCAACATTTCCGCGATGGCCGCCGCCATCATCCGCTGATGCGGCATATGTTGAGCAATTTATCTGATGCCTATCTGGCGGAGCTGGCGGCGTATTTCGCCAGCCAAAGCCCGCAATATTTAAGCCCTGATGCGCCGATTGCCCCGGAGCAGGCCAAGGCCGGTGAGCAACTCGCTTTGCATGGGCGGGACAAGCTGCCGGCCTGCACCGCCTGTCACGGCGTGGATTTGCAGGGCAGGCCGCCGGCGATTCCCGGTTTGCTCGGTTTGCCGCGCGCCTATCTGGCGGCGCAACTCGGGGCCTGGAAAAATGGCGCGCGCAAAGCCACGGCGCCGGATTGCATGGCGCAAGTGGCGCAGCAATTATCGGATCAGGATATCGGTGCGCTGACCGCCTGGCTGGCCACGCAGAATGTGGCCAAGCCGCCCAAGAGCGCAGCCGCGCCGGCCAAATTGCCGCTGGAGTGCGGCATACAGGAGGTCAAATGA
- a CDS encoding cytochrome c gives MNWPRLPRWLPWLMLLLWLAYVAWVLIWARAQRSAPLPPPSTLSQSELRKRGEYLVKLGNCAACHTARGGAPWAGGRAFETPFGTVYSGNLTPHPEHGLGRWTADDFWRAMHEGKSRDGHFLNPVFPYQNFAAIARDDSDAMFAWLQQLPAQAAPRRAHALRWPFNTQFSLALWRALYVEPQAALQEAPQDGMARGAYLARGLGHCSACHAPRDRLGGFNPASLGGGKMPVSGWYAPPLLLQERWEEADLRLWLASGQAARHAAYGPMAEVIFSSMQYWKVEDIALLAAWLKAQPGQTLPPHLQLPKLGQLQPEEAQIAQRGKQLYQKHCAECHGEQGQGVPGVYPALNRDSSVQYALPENALRLILHGGFAPATGGNPRPYGMPPFAMHLSEQEVADVLSWLRVEWGGAAKADPAAAQNKVFISAPGVAQMRSLPAE, from the coding sequence ATGAATTGGCCGCGACTGCCGCGCTGGCTGCCCTGGCTGATGTTGCTGCTGTGGCTGGCATATGTGGCCTGGGTGCTGATCTGGGCGCGCGCGCAACGCAGCGCGCCGCTGCCGCCGCCTTCCACCTTGTCGCAAAGCGAATTGCGCAAGCGCGGCGAGTATCTGGTCAAACTGGGCAATTGCGCCGCCTGTCACACCGCGCGCGGCGGTGCGCCGTGGGCCGGCGGGCGCGCTTTTGAAACCCCGTTTGGCACCGTGTATTCAGGCAATCTGACGCCGCATCCCGAGCATGGCCTGGGGCGCTGGACGGCGGATGATTTCTGGCGCGCCATGCATGAGGGTAAAAGCCGCGACGGACATTTTCTGAACCCGGTGTTCCCATATCAAAACTTCGCCGCCATCGCGCGCGACGATAGCGACGCCATGTTCGCCTGGCTGCAGCAATTGCCGGCGCAGGCTGCGCCGCGCCGCGCACATGCTTTGCGCTGGCCCTTCAACACCCAATTCAGCCTGGCGCTGTGGCGCGCTTTGTATGTCGAGCCGCAAGCCGCGTTGCAGGAAGCGCCGCAGGACGGCATGGCGCGCGGCGCGTATCTGGCGCGCGGCTTGGGTCATTGCAGCGCCTGCCATGCGCCACGCGACCGTCTGGGCGGTTTCAATCCGGCCAGCCTGGGCGGCGGGAAAATGCCGGTGTCCGGCTGGTATGCGCCGCCGCTTTTGTTGCAAGAGCGTTGGGAAGAAGCGGATTTGCGCCTCTGGCTGGCCAGCGGCCAGGCCGCGCGCCATGCCGCATACGGCCCGATGGCGGAAGTGATTTTCAGCAGCATGCAATATTGGAAGGTGGAAGATATTGCGCTCTTGGCGGCCTGGTTGAAAGCGCAACCGGGACAAACCCTGCCGCCGCATCTGCAGCTGCCCAAGCTTGGCCAATTACAGCCGGAAGAAGCGCAAATCGCGCAGCGCGGCAAGCAGCTGTATCAAAAACATTGCGCTGAATGCCATGGTGAACAGGGGCAGGGCGTGCCTGGCGTGTATCCGGCCTTGAATCGCGACAGCAGCGTGCAATACGCCTTGCCGGAAAACGCCTTGCGCCTGATTTTGCATGGCGGTTTTGCTCCCGCCACCGGCGGCAATCCGCGCCCGTATGGCATGCCGCCCTTCGCCATGCATCTGAGCGAGCAGGAAGTGGCGGATGTGCTGTCCTGGCTGCGGGTGGAGTGGGGCGGCGCGGCCAAAGCCGATCCGGCGGCGGCGCAAAATAAAGTGTTTATCAGCGCACCCGGGGTGGCGCAAATGCGTTCATTACCGGCGGAATAG
- a CDS encoding tetratricopeptide repeat protein, with amino-acid sequence MRKGLIISGVLIWLSAGAQAWGQERRAEYIPLLKAAKLEDAWQKAQTALAQDGCKAEALLVKSELLLERSGDNLDEHLTQAEKCAAQDSKNSMRQETLGLAYGAKAMSGMMAGMRYAGKSRDALSHALELDPKNMGARKALFMYYLMAPGIAGGSHEKARILADDCQKVDPAGAAMLHTLLLMEEKKPYDKAFSQIMAQPGADYEHQILQLMVFNSAGQTLLEQKKFSDAEAVFKRAAEFYPEHEFGNYGLGRVRQEQGQFAQALPFFEKAGQLNPRNARVWMRTGQTLQALGGQSQRAIAAFEKALALKPGLNKKMREQAQEALRSLKG; translated from the coding sequence ATGCGCAAAGGATTGATCATCAGCGGCGTTTTGATATGGCTCTCAGCCGGCGCTCAGGCCTGGGGCCAGGAGCGGCGCGCCGAGTATATTCCCCTGCTCAAGGCGGCCAAATTGGAAGACGCCTGGCAAAAAGCGCAAACCGCGCTGGCGCAGGATGGCTGCAAGGCCGAGGCGCTGTTGGTGAAGTCTGAATTGCTGTTGGAGCGCAGCGGCGACAATCTGGATGAGCATCTGACGCAAGCGGAGAAATGCGCCGCGCAAGACAGTAAAAACAGTATGCGTCAGGAAACTCTGGGCTTAGCGTATGGCGCGAAAGCCATGAGCGGCATGATGGCCGGCATGCGCTACGCCGGCAAATCGCGCGATGCGCTTTCGCACGCCTTGGAGCTTGATCCGAAAAACATGGGGGCGCGCAAAGCGTTGTTCATGTATTACCTGATGGCCCCCGGGATTGCCGGCGGCAGCCATGAAAAAGCCAGAATTCTGGCGGACGATTGTCAGAAAGTGGATCCCGCCGGGGCCGCCATGTTGCACACGCTGCTCTTGATGGAAGAGAAAAAGCCGTATGACAAAGCGTTCAGCCAGATCATGGCGCAGCCGGGCGCGGATTATGAGCATCAAATCCTGCAATTGATGGTGTTTAACAGCGCCGGGCAAACCTTGCTGGAGCAAAAGAAATTCAGCGATGCCGAAGCCGTGTTTAAACGGGCGGCGGAATTTTATCCGGAGCATGAATTCGGCAATTACGGCCTGGGCCGCGTGCGCCAGGAGCAGGGACAGTTTGCGCAAGCGCTGCCGTTTTTTGAAAAAGCCGGTCAGCTCAATCCGCGCAATGCGCGGGTCTGGATGCGCACCGGTCAAACGCTGCAAGCGCTCGGCGGACAGTCCCAGCGCGCCATCGCTGCGTTTGAAAAAGCCTTGGCGCTGAAGCCCGGCTTGAATAAAAAAATGCGCGAACAGGCGCAAGAAGCTTTGCGCAGTTTGAAAGGATAA